ATAGACAATGACAAGCCCGCACACAATTCTCCAGGACATTACCCCATTTCTCACAATATAACAGACTCCCATAATGGTAGAATAGCCCATGGAAGTGGTAACAATTATCAGTGCTCTGAATGCGGGAAATGTTTTACCCAAAACGGGTCTCTTAACGTCCATAAAAGAatccacacaggggagaaaccctTCTCTTGTTCAGAATGCGGAAAATTGTTTATGCGTAAATCTGACCTGGTTAGACATTACCGAGTTCACACTGGAGAAAAGCCCTTTGTATGTTCAGTGTGTGGGAAGTGTTTCAGTCAAAAGTCAAAGCTGGTAAGTCATCAACGTACCCACACGGGCGAAATCCTCTTCCCATGTCCCGagtgtggaagatgttttacaaaTCGAGCTATACTTGCAACACATCTGAAATTTCACTCAGGAGAGAACCCATTTCAGTGCTCCGATTGTGGGACGTGTTTTCAGTACAAATCGTATCTTGTTAAACATCAAATAATTCACACGAAGACAAAACCCTTTTCTTGTTCGGAGTGTGGAAAATATTTAACCAACAAGGGCGCCCTCATCTATCACTTGAGGAcacacacaggggagaaaccttTCTCCTGTTCTGAATGTGGGCGATGTTTTACAAGTAAAGGACACCTTGTCACTCATAAGCGGacccacacaggggagaagccattttcatgtgcaAAATGTGGGAAACTTTTTGCCCGTAAGGCAGACATGGCGATACATCAAATCATGCACTCAATCGAGGAGCCGTTTTCATGCTCCAACTGATGAGGAATATTACAGAAATGTCAATCAGAAAATGACTCCTAAGGCATCAATTCTATTTTCGGAACCtgtaatgcataaaaaaaactaaataaaactcaTCTTAATTTATTACACACATGTGGATGTGAATCCATTTTTATCTTGCAACTAATAGTGTTTTTCTTCTCCAGTTTTTCTTCTCCaaatttaaagaggacccgtcacttGGTCATATAAGTTGAGCCAGTCTACTGACCTGATTAGCgccgtctccctgattccagcaatgtttttctttttttcctggacccccacattccagagatatggccactgttgtgttggctccctatatgctgtagttagccaacaaggcgtgaactaccctcaagctgcctcgcgctgGTTGGTCAGTATcacaggcagggaagctagccccACCcccttggctaactacagcaaattagcatatagggagccaacacaacagtgggtcatatctctatatcaggaaaaaaagaaaaacagtgctggaatcagggagacagcgctattcaggtcagtagacCAGTTCACATTATATGaccagtgacaggtcctctttaaagcatcAGCGTGTTAGTATTACAgaccatttttgaaaaaaatattttctatctTTATGGTCACTG
The nucleotide sequence above comes from Rhinoderma darwinii isolate aRhiDar2 chromosome 11, aRhiDar2.hap1, whole genome shotgun sequence. Encoded proteins:
- the LOC142663344 gene encoding uncharacterized protein LOC142663344, translated to MIKNTLEKCLMLSSDCNIDNDKPAHNSPGHYPISHNITDSHNGRIAHGSGNNYQCSECGKCFTQNGSLNVHKRIHTGEKPFSCSECGKLFMRKSDLVRHYRVHTGEKPFVCSVCGKCFSQKSKLVSHQRTHTGEILFPCPECGRCFTNRAILATHLKFHSGENPFQCSDCGTCFQYKSYLVKHQIIHTKTKPFSCSECGKYLTNKGALIYHLRTHTGEKPFSCSECGRCFTSKGHLVTHKRTHTGEKPFSCAKCGKLFARKADMAIHQIMHSIEEPFSCSN